From a region of the Thermosulfurimonas sp. F29 genome:
- a CDS encoding LuxR C-terminal-related transcriptional regulator — protein MQIGIYFKQKLLAEALDHYLKTNGLESHVISDDNNLKCDILLVDYTTLLSSSAVIRNSSSRIVLFDTGLSNLHKKIAFFLFGIQGIICPDTSWPLFVKALQEIHKGEIWFKRSFMEEMLNFYKTTNNIRPFSQREKEILFWICVGLKNEEIAKCLNISLSTVKITVSKLLKKLNVKNRTQLQTTLLSSALWNQMSEINFFESLKSLLCLTEI, from the coding sequence ATGCAAATAGGGATTTATTTCAAACAAAAACTGTTAGCCGAAGCTCTTGACCATTATTTAAAAACAAATGGGCTTGAATCTCATGTTATTTCTGACGATAATAACCTCAAATGTGATATACTTTTAGTGGATTATACGACCCTTCTTTCCAGTTCTGCAGTGATTCGAAATTCCTCGTCCAGGATTGTATTATTTGATACCGGACTTAGTAATCTTCACAAAAAAATAGCCTTTTTCTTGTTTGGAATTCAAGGAATTATTTGTCCGGATACATCCTGGCCTTTGTTTGTAAAAGCCCTGCAAGAAATCCATAAAGGAGAAATTTGGTTTAAGCGCTCTTTTATGGAAGAAATGCTTAATTTTTATAAGACTACCAATAATATAAGACCTTTCTCTCAAAGAGAAAAAGAAATTCTTTTTTGGATTTGTGTGGGACTCAAGAATGAAGAAATTGCTAAATGCTTAAATATAAGTCTATCTACAGTAAAGATTACTGTTTCAAAATTGCTTAAAAAATTAAATGTAAAAAATAGAACTCAATTGCAAACAACTCTGCTAAGTAGTGCTTTATGGAATCAAATGAGTGAAATAAACTTTTTTGAAAGTCTCAAGTCCTTGTTATGTTTGACAGAAATTTAG
- the queA gene encoding tRNA preQ1(34) S-adenosylmethionine ribosyltransferase-isomerase QueA, with product MKPSPNTIAEPSNATFSEDLPEDFRLEAYHYELPEELIAYHPPERREESRLLVLHRDSGRMEHRKRFSEIEEYLRAGDLLVLNDTRVFPARLTGRKETGGRVEILLLELPESGKPVPALYRGKKLLPGYRVIFSEELSARVLAKTPEGKLELLLEGPEDLLSAIKRVGKAPLPPYIKREPRESDLSRYQTVYARRDGSVAAPTAGFHFSEGLLERLREKGVQLAFLTLHVGYGTFAPVKTRDIRRHRLHREYVEIPGETVRAVEETHRRGGRVVAVGTTTVRALEWGALSGRLEPRKGWCDLYIYPGFRFRVVQAMITNFHLPGSSLLILVSAFAGREPVLKAYREAVKLRYRFFSYGDAMLIL from the coding sequence ATGAAACCGTCACCGAATACAATCGCAGAGCCCTCGAACGCCACTTTCTCGGAGGATCTTCCTGAGGACTTTCGACTGGAGGCCTACCACTACGAACTTCCGGAGGAACTCATCGCCTATCATCCCCCGGAGCGGCGGGAGGAATCCCGGCTTCTGGTGTTACATCGGGATAGCGGTCGGATGGAGCACCGGAAGCGTTTTTCCGAAATAGAGGAATATCTCCGCGCCGGGGACCTTCTGGTCTTAAACGACACCCGGGTGTTTCCGGCCCGGCTTACGGGACGCAAGGAGACCGGAGGGAGGGTGGAGATCCTGCTCCTTGAGCTTCCGGAATCCGGAAAACCCGTTCCGGCCCTTTACCGGGGGAAAAAACTCCTTCCGGGTTACCGGGTAATCTTCTCCGAGGAACTCTCGGCCCGGGTTCTCGCCAAAACCCCGGAGGGGAAACTGGAGCTCCTTCTAGAGGGCCCGGAGGATCTCCTTTCGGCCATAAAACGGGTGGGGAAGGCACCGCTTCCCCCTTACATAAAACGGGAGCCCCGGGAAAGCGACCTCTCCCGTTACCAGACCGTTTACGCCCGTCGCGACGGCTCCGTAGCCGCCCCCACCGCGGGCTTTCACTTTTCGGAGGGTCTGCTCGAACGGCTACGGGAAAAGGGCGTGCAACTGGCCTTCCTCACGCTTCATGTGGGTTACGGGACCTTTGCCCCGGTGAAGACCCGGGACATCCGCAGGCACCGTCTCCACAGGGAATATGTGGAGATTCCCGGGGAGACCGTGAGGGCCGTGGAGGAGACCCACCGGAGGGGGGGACGCGTCGTCGCCGTGGGCACCACCACCGTCCGGGCCCTGGAGTGGGGAGCACTTTCCGGAAGGCTGGAGCCCCGTAAGGGCTGGTGTGACCTTTACATCTATCCCGGGTTCCGCTTCCGGGTGGTTCAGGCCATGATCACCAATTTTCATCTTCCGGGTTCCAGTCTCTTAATCCTGGTCTCCGCTTTTGCCGGGCGCGAACCGGTTCTCAAAGCCTATCGGGAAGCGGTCAAACTACGCTACCGTTTCTTTTCTTACGGTGATGCCATGCTCATCCTGTAA
- a CDS encoding slipin family protein produces the protein MYLSFYFLVLLVILFLSSAIRILREYERAVVFRLGRFLAVKGPGLIILVPVIDKMRKVDLRVVTLDVPPQEIITRDNVSIKVSAVVYFRVVEADKAVIQVEDYYYATSQLAQTTLRSICGQAELDEILSEREKLNARIQKILDADTEPWGVKVSKVEIKEIDLPEEMKRAMAKQAEAERERRAKIINAEGELQASKTLAEAARIMTQEPASLQLRFLQTLREVAAENNSTIVFPLPIDLVKPFLEKPAAPGEPESRKV, from the coding sequence ATGTACCTGTCTTTTTATTTTCTCGTTCTGCTGGTGATACTTTTTCTTTCCTCGGCCATCCGGATCCTTCGGGAATACGAGCGGGCGGTGGTCTTTCGTCTGGGGCGGTTTCTGGCGGTGAAGGGGCCGGGGCTCATCATCCTCGTCCCGGTCATCGACAAGATGCGCAAGGTGGATCTCCGGGTGGTTACCCTGGATGTGCCTCCGCAGGAGATCATCACCCGGGACAATGTATCCATCAAGGTGAGTGCGGTGGTTTACTTCCGCGTGGTGGAGGCGGACAAGGCGGTCATCCAGGTGGAGGACTACTACTACGCCACCAGCCAGCTGGCCCAGACCACTCTGCGGAGCATATGCGGGCAGGCCGAACTCGACGAGATCCTTTCCGAGCGGGAGAAACTGAACGCCCGGATCCAGAAGATCCTGGACGCCGACACCGAGCCCTGGGGGGTGAAGGTCTCCAAGGTGGAGATCAAGGAGATCGATCTTCCCGAGGAGATGAAGCGGGCCATGGCCAAGCAGGCCGAGGCCGAACGGGAACGCCGGGCCAAGATCATCAACGCCGAAGGTGAACTCCAGGCCTCGAAGACCCTGGCCGAGGCCGCCCGGATCATGACTCAGGAGCCGGCCTCCCTCCAGCTCCGCTTCCTCCAGACCCTGCGGGAGGTGGCCGCGGAGAACAACTCCACCATCGTGTTTCCCCTCCCCATAGACCTCGTCAAACCCTTCCTGGAGAAGCCTGCTGCCCCGGGGGAGCCGGAAAGCCGAAAAGTCTAG
- a CDS encoding deoxyguanosinetriphosphate triphosphohydrolase, with product MGSDPILEKGSSIRERLEREEEERLSPWAARARRSRGRPVREPECPLRTCFQRDRDRIIHSKAFRRLKHKTQVFLAPTGDHYRTRLTHTLEVAQIARTISRALRLNEDLTEAIALGHDLGHTPFGHAGEEVLNELVPGGFRHYEQSLRVVDCLEKEGRGLNLTHEVRDGILKHSKGLGPILNTGEKDRPMTLEAEVVRLADLIAYVNHDLDDALRAGVIRERDIPPDLLRILGRRHAARINTMVTDLIRETLAAADGRLHLSDRILKALTDLRSFLFERVYRAPEVRREFEKARRILIELYEYYLHRDTVWEREMPCYSRGVPKERMVCDFIAGMTDRYALYLYEKLFLPRPHPLFIERH from the coding sequence ATGGGATCCGATCCTATTTTAGAGAAAGGCAGTAGTATTCGGGAGAGGCTGGAGCGAGAGGAGGAAGAGCGGCTTTCGCCCTGGGCGGCCAGGGCCCGTCGTTCGCGGGGGCGCCCGGTGCGGGAGCCGGAGTGTCCCCTGCGTACCTGCTTTCAGCGGGATCGGGATAGAATCATCCACAGCAAGGCCTTCCGGCGCCTCAAACACAAGACTCAGGTCTTCCTGGCTCCCACCGGAGACCACTACCGCACCCGGCTCACCCACACCCTGGAGGTGGCCCAGATCGCCCGCACCATTTCCCGGGCCCTCCGTCTCAACGAGGACCTCACCGAAGCCATCGCCCTGGGACACGACCTGGGGCACACCCCCTTCGGACACGCCGGAGAGGAAGTTCTCAACGAACTCGTCCCCGGAGGGTTCCGGCACTACGAGCAGAGCCTGCGGGTGGTGGATTGCCTGGAAAAGGAAGGCCGCGGCCTCAACCTTACCCACGAGGTGAGGGACGGAATCCTGAAACACTCCAAGGGCCTGGGCCCCATACTGAATACCGGAGAAAAAGACCGTCCCATGACTCTTGAGGCCGAAGTGGTGAGGCTGGCCGACCTTATCGCTTATGTGAATCACGATCTGGACGACGCCCTGCGGGCCGGAGTCATCCGGGAACGGGACATCCCACCGGATCTCCTGCGCATCCTGGGGCGGAGACACGCGGCCCGCATCAACACCATGGTGACCGACCTGATCCGGGAGACGCTGGCTGCCGCCGACGGCCGCCTTCACCTTTCGGATCGGATCCTGAAGGCCCTTACCGATCTGCGCTCCTTCCTCTTCGAGCGGGTCTACCGGGCCCCGGAGGTGCGCCGGGAGTTCGAAAAGGCCCGCAGAATCCTGATCGAACTTTACGAATACTACCTTCACAGGGATACCGTGTGGGAAAGGGAGATGCCCTGCTATTCCCGGGGAGTGCCCAAGGAAAGAATGGTCTGCGACTTCATCGCCGGCATGACCGACCGCTACGCCCTCTATCTCTACGAAAAGCTCTTCCTCCCCAGACCTCACCCCCTCTTCATTGAACGCCACTAA
- the ccsB gene encoding c-type cytochrome biogenesis protein CcsB: MRIREVLGGILLSVVIYVLVAAKRGTPWVPNAYLLSLVTFIYLAAGAAYLLHWIFSWEGMGRVASSVAWSGLVLNTVGWVLRWWESHQLGYGHIPLSNLYESLIFFAWATMAVYLFLELKFRGKILGAFVAPVASLIMAYASFGTNTDIEPLVPALQSNWLTAHVITCFLGYGAFAVAFGLGLVYLFRPQTPGPGSLWRHVPGKEVLDTLMYKLILFGFFWLTVGIITGAVWADQAWGSYWSWDPKETWSLITWFIYAAAIHARLTRGWTGKRMAMLAVVGFFAVLFTYFGVNFWLSGLHSYASAS; the protein is encoded by the coding sequence ATGCGTATCAGAGAAGTCCTGGGAGGAATCCTTCTTTCCGTCGTCATTTATGTCCTTGTCGCCGCAAAACGCGGCACGCCCTGGGTACCCAACGCCTATCTCCTGAGCCTGGTCACCTTTATCTATCTGGCCGCGGGGGCGGCCTACCTCCTCCACTGGATCTTTTCCTGGGAGGGAATGGGGCGCGTGGCCTCCTCGGTGGCCTGGTCCGGACTCGTTCTCAACACGGTGGGCTGGGTCCTCCGCTGGTGGGAGTCTCATCAGCTGGGCTACGGGCACATCCCGCTCTCCAACCTCTACGAATCCCTGATCTTCTTCGCCTGGGCCACCATGGCCGTGTACCTTTTTCTGGAGCTCAAGTTCCGGGGCAAGATTCTGGGAGCGTTCGTGGCCCCGGTAGCCTCCCTCATCATGGCCTACGCCTCCTTCGGAACCAATACCGACATCGAACCCCTGGTCCCGGCCCTTCAGAGCAACTGGCTCACCGCGCATGTGATCACCTGCTTCCTGGGCTACGGAGCCTTTGCCGTGGCCTTCGGTCTGGGTCTGGTTTACCTGTTTCGTCCCCAAACTCCGGGCCCCGGGTCCCTCTGGCGGCATGTGCCCGGAAAGGAAGTCCTGGACACCCTCATGTACAAACTCATCCTCTTCGGGTTCTTCTGGCTCACCGTGGGGATCATCACCGGGGCGGTCTGGGCGGATCAGGCCTGGGGCTCTTACTGGAGCTGGGATCCCAAGGAGACCTGGTCGCTCATTACCTGGTTCATTTACGCTGCGGCCATTCACGCCCGGCTTACCCGGGGCTGGACCGGGAAACGCATGGCCATGCTGGCGGTGGTGGGGTTCTTCGCCGTGCTTTTCACCTACTTCGGGGTGAACTTCTGGCTTTCCGGGCTGCACAGCTACGCCAGCGCTTCCTAA
- the pabB gene encoding aminodeoxychorismate synthase component I — MRFLWLEGIKGKGWLFSSPRRVLVFQGGDPEHFLLELEEAVREGFYAAGFLAYEFGYWLEGKLAPLRGRRPEGVPLAWFGVFEAPEAVRLEARPRTSPAEVKNLRLNLTEEDYYRAISRIKAYIASGDTYQVNYTLKYHFEFEGEPEALFFRLLRKQRVRYAALLETPEFSVVSLSPELFLRREGRRLCSSPMKGTAPRGRFPAEDEEVARGLASDPKNRAENVMIVDLIRNDLGRVCEPGSVWVPELFKVERYRTVHQMISTVEGRLRERASFGEIVRALFPCGSVTGAPKIRTMEIIAELEAEPRGIYTGAVGFIRPNGDFVFNVAIRTVVLEGNRGEFGIGSGVVWDSDPEEEWRECLLKARFLTEEPPEFDLVETLRFEPERGLVRLERHLARLRRSAEFFTLPFPEERIREEIKRRTADLRQGARVRILLSEWGEVRVEVHPLQEFPRPVRVGLKRRDFSAEAFLFHKTTHRPYYDEARREAERLGLAEIVFFDEKGRLLEGTISNVFLEIEGRLYTPPLELGLLPGVLREELLESGRCAEREIRVADLLSGRLFLGNSVRGLVPVETVEFLP, encoded by the coding sequence ATGCGGTTTCTCTGGCTCGAAGGGATAAAGGGGAAGGGCTGGCTTTTTTCCTCCCCACGCAGGGTGCTGGTCTTTCAGGGGGGAGACCCGGAGCATTTCCTGCTGGAGCTGGAGGAGGCGGTAAGGGAGGGATTTTACGCGGCGGGGTTCCTGGCTTACGAATTCGGATACTGGCTTGAGGGAAAGCTGGCCCCTTTGAGGGGACGAAGGCCGGAAGGGGTGCCGCTGGCCTGGTTCGGGGTCTTCGAGGCCCCGGAGGCCGTGCGGCTTGAGGCGCGTCCGCGGACCTCTCCGGCCGAAGTGAAGAACCTCCGCCTCAACCTCACCGAGGAGGACTACTACCGGGCCATCTCCCGGATCAAGGCCTACATCGCCTCCGGCGACACCTATCAGGTGAACTACACCCTGAAGTATCACTTTGAGTTCGAGGGAGAGCCGGAGGCCCTCTTTTTCCGCCTGCTGCGAAAACAGAGGGTGCGGTACGCGGCCCTTCTGGAGACCCCGGAGTTTTCGGTGGTGAGTCTCTCGCCCGAGCTCTTCCTGCGGCGGGAGGGGCGCAGGCTCTGCAGCTCACCCATGAAGGGCACCGCCCCCCGGGGGCGCTTCCCCGCCGAGGACGAGGAGGTCGCCCGCGGCCTGGCCTCGGACCCCAAGAACCGGGCCGAGAATGTGATGATCGTGGACCTCATCCGGAACGACCTGGGGCGGGTGTGCGAGCCCGGGTCGGTGTGGGTGCCGGAGCTTTTCAAAGTTGAACGCTACCGCACGGTGCACCAGATGATCTCAACCGTGGAGGGGAGGCTGCGTGAGAGAGCCTCCTTCGGCGAGATCGTGAGGGCCCTTTTCCCCTGCGGTTCGGTGACCGGGGCCCCGAAGATAAGGACCATGGAGATCATCGCGGAGCTCGAGGCCGAACCCCGGGGGATATACACCGGAGCCGTGGGATTCATCCGGCCCAACGGTGACTTCGTCTTCAATGTGGCCATCCGCACGGTGGTCCTGGAAGGCAACCGTGGGGAGTTCGGCATCGGCTCCGGGGTGGTGTGGGACAGCGACCCTGAGGAGGAGTGGCGGGAGTGTCTGCTCAAGGCCCGCTTTCTCACCGAGGAGCCGCCGGAATTCGACCTGGTGGAGACCCTGCGTTTTGAGCCGGAAAGGGGCCTGGTGCGCCTCGAGAGGCACCTGGCCCGCCTCAGGCGTTCGGCGGAGTTCTTCACCCTGCCCTTTCCGGAGGAAAGGATAAGGGAGGAGATTAAAAGACGGACGGCTGATTTGCGACAGGGGGCCCGGGTGCGAATTCTCCTTTCGGAATGGGGGGAGGTGCGGGTGGAGGTGCACCCCCTGCAGGAGTTCCCCCGGCCGGTAAGGGTGGGATTGAAACGACGGGACTTTTCCGCGGAGGCCTTTCTCTTCCACAAGACCACCCACCGACCTTACTACGATGAGGCCCGGCGGGAGGCGGAGAGACTGGGCCTGGCCGAGATCGTCTTTTTCGACGAGAAGGGACGCCTCCTCGAGGGGACCATCAGTAATGTCTTCCTGGAGATCGAGGGCCGGCTCTACACCCCTCCGCTTGAACTGGGGCTTTTGCCCGGGGTGCTGCGGGAGGAGCTTCTGGAGAGCGGACGCTGCGCGGAGAGGGAGATCCGGGTGGCGGATCTCCTTTCCGGAAGGCTCTTTCTGGGAAACTCCGTGCGGGGTCTGGTTCCGGTGGAAACGGTGGAGTTCTTGCCCTAG
- a CDS encoding radical SAM protein, protein MGVCRVCGKEARTISSRIGFCVRCIREYWPEIEPEIRELHARTRRAFGLPEAPPRAEEGLPCNLCFHRCRIPEGAFGYCGVWQNREGRLVGAGPNEAHVSWYLDPLPTNCVADFVCAGGTGAGHPRFAHRPGPEYGYFNLAVFYEACNFNCLYCQNWHFRRRSLRDRGRSPERMLADLRPEVSCICYFGGDPGPQAPHALALSRRALERTPGRILRICWETNGAENPRILRRMMELSLETGGTLKVDLKAFSPPVHRALCGVSNTATLENFRAMAELVSARADPPPLVASTLLVPGYVDEEELEALARFLAELNPEIPWALLAFHPDFYLNDLPTTSRRHAEAALALARSAGLKRVSLGNVHLLDPFSY, encoded by the coding sequence GTGGGGGTCTGCAGGGTCTGCGGGAAGGAGGCCAGAACCATATCCTCGAGGATCGGGTTCTGCGTCCGCTGCATCAGGGAATACTGGCCGGAGATTGAACCGGAAATAAGAGAACTTCACGCCCGCACCCGCCGGGCTTTCGGTCTTCCCGAAGCTCCTCCCCGGGCCGAGGAAGGCCTTCCCTGCAACCTCTGTTTTCACCGTTGCCGCATCCCGGAGGGGGCCTTCGGTTACTGCGGGGTGTGGCAAAATCGGGAGGGAAGACTCGTCGGGGCAGGTCCAAACGAAGCCCATGTGTCCTGGTATCTCGACCCCCTGCCCACAAATTGCGTGGCCGACTTCGTCTGTGCCGGAGGCACCGGAGCCGGTCATCCCCGCTTCGCCCATCGCCCCGGGCCTGAGTACGGCTACTTCAACCTGGCCGTCTTTTACGAGGCCTGCAACTTCAACTGCCTCTACTGCCAGAACTGGCACTTCCGGCGAAGATCCCTGCGGGACCGGGGACGATCCCCGGAAAGGATGCTTGCGGACCTGCGGCCCGAGGTCTCCTGCATCTGTTACTTCGGCGGAGATCCGGGCCCTCAGGCTCCCCACGCCTTGGCCCTGTCACGCAGGGCCCTGGAGAGGACTCCGGGCCGCATCCTTCGGATCTGCTGGGAGACCAACGGGGCCGAAAACCCCCGGATTCTGCGCCGGATGATGGAACTCTCCCTGGAGACCGGCGGCACCCTCAAGGTGGACCTCAAGGCCTTCAGTCCCCCGGTGCACCGGGCCCTCTGCGGAGTGTCCAACACGGCCACCCTGGAGAACTTCCGGGCCATGGCGGAGCTGGTTTCCGCCAGGGCCGACCCCCCTCCTCTCGTGGCCTCCACCCTGCTCGTGCCGGGCTATGTGGACGAGGAGGAACTGGAAGCCCTGGCCCGCTTTCTGGCCGAACTCAACCCCGAGATTCCTTGGGCCCTCCTTGCCTTTCATCCCGACTTCTACCTGAACGACCTCCCCACCACCTCCCGCCGGCACGCAGAGGCAGCCCTGGCCCTCGCCCGCTCCGCCGGCCTCAAAAGGGTCAGCCTGGGTAATGTGCACCTGCTGGACCCATTTTCTTATTGA
- a CDS encoding HIT domain-containing protein, whose translation MEERRVLWAPWRAEYVGGKKEPGCIFCPPEGDLPDEERLILYRDERVLVLMNKFPYNTGHLLVSPGRHVAELEDLTREEIADLMEMAQHCLRILRKVLKPDGFNVGFNLGKVAGAGYPDHLHLQIVPRWEGDANFMAVLADLRVIPEHLLATYRKLFPHFEALRQR comes from the coding sequence ATGGAGGAGAGACGGGTCCTCTGGGCCCCCTGGCGGGCCGAATATGTGGGCGGGAAAAAGGAGCCGGGTTGCATCTTCTGCCCTCCGGAGGGAGACCTTCCCGACGAGGAGAGACTTATCCTTTACCGGGACGAACGGGTCCTGGTGTTGATGAACAAGTTTCCTTACAATACGGGCCACCTCCTGGTTTCCCCCGGACGACATGTGGCCGAGCTTGAGGACCTTACCCGGGAGGAGATAGCCGACCTGATGGAGATGGCCCAGCATTGTCTGCGTATTTTGAGGAAGGTGCTTAAGCCCGACGGCTTCAATGTGGGGTTCAACCTGGGAAAGGTGGCCGGGGCCGGATATCCGGATCACCTTCATCTTCAGATCGTTCCGCGCTGGGAGGGGGACGCCAACTTTATGGCCGTGCTGGCGGACCTTCGGGTGATCCCGGAACATCTTCTGGCCACCTATCGCAAGCTTTTTCCCCACTTCGAGGCCCTGCGTCAGCGATAG
- a CDS encoding helix-hairpin-helix domain-containing protein: protein MREKVLVFSSLLVLFCAAVSLWALDINTATEKELAGLPGIGPVLARRIVEYRRRHGPFRSPEDLLAIKGIGPHRLERLRPYLNFGPGGGEGPSSAPVSEGSIYRWVDEKGVVHFTQFPEEIPRRYRSRAKRIPFPAGKALGEASPSENSSGGLGQRLTPGPAKPATDILGRDIEWYRREKTRLKNEIARLKKQTRENREVMHLLLRNSPRARRGIRTEYGLRIGEGRFLQRWAEYRRLRRINQELEKKLAELEYRLEKGLYREALRTHAPEEVLRFLSNDP, encoded by the coding sequence ATGCGAGAGAAGGTACTTGTATTTTCTTCTCTCCTGGTTCTATTCTGTGCCGCTGTTTCTTTATGGGCGCTTGATATCAATACCGCCACGGAGAAAGAGCTTGCCGGGCTTCCGGGGATCGGGCCGGTGCTGGCCCGTCGAATAGTGGAGTATCGCCGGAGGCACGGTCCTTTTCGCAGCCCCGAGGATCTCCTGGCTATTAAGGGTATCGGTCCCCACCGATTGGAACGGCTGCGGCCCTACCTAAATTTCGGTCCTGGCGGGGGCGAGGGACCCTCCTCCGCTCCGGTTTCGGAGGGTTCCATCTACCGCTGGGTGGACGAAAAGGGAGTGGTTCACTTCACTCAGTTTCCGGAGGAAATCCCCCGGCGTTATCGTTCCCGGGCCAAAAGGATTCCCTTTCCCGCCGGGAAAGCCCTCGGTGAGGCAAGCCCTTCGGAAAATTCCTCGGGAGGGTTAGGGCAGAGGTTAACCCCCGGTCCGGCGAAACCTGCTACGGACATTCTGGGGCGAGACATCGAATGGTACCGTCGGGAGAAGACCCGGCTTAAAAACGAGATTGCTCGCCTTAAAAAACAGACTCGTGAAAATCGCGAGGTGATGCACCTCCTTCTCAGAAATTCTCCCCGGGCTCGACGGGGAATTCGTACCGAATATGGTCTCCGGATCGGCGAAGGGCGATTTCTTCAACGCTGGGCGGAATACAGGCGCCTGCGGCGCATCAATCAGGAGCTGGAAAAGAAACTCGCCGAACTCGAGTATCGTCTTGAGAAGGGTCTTTACCGGGAGGCCTTGAGAACCCACGCTCCGGAGGAGGTGCTCCGGTTCCTCAGTAACGATCCCTGA
- a CDS encoding phosphoribosylglycinamide formyltransferase, which produces MYRLGWFSTGRDEAARWLLKTVHDRIREGFLPAEITYVFLSRRPGESRESDIFLDLCRELNLPVIHLSAREFEPELRRRDRELWRTLYHRAVLEKLPEEVDLVVLAGYMWVVSEEMCERLPMINLHPALPGGPKGTWQEVIWQLISARAAETGVMMHRVTPVLDEGPAITFCRFSVRDESFRPLWEACEEKLLSKGLSALISEEGEAEPLFRRIREEGVRRELPLIVYTLKALAEGEVDPRNPGRPLDLSGRIERHLRTGEWR; this is translated from the coding sequence ATGTACCGTCTGGGCTGGTTTTCCACCGGAAGAGACGAAGCGGCGCGATGGTTGCTCAAGACGGTCCACGACCGCATTCGCGAGGGATTTCTACCCGCGGAGATCACCTATGTGTTTCTCAGCCGCAGGCCCGGGGAGAGTCGGGAATCGGATATCTTCCTCGATCTCTGCCGGGAATTGAACCTGCCCGTGATCCACCTCTCGGCCAGGGAATTCGAGCCCGAACTCCGCCGGAGGGATCGGGAACTCTGGCGCACCCTTTATCACCGCGCGGTGCTGGAGAAGCTCCCCGAAGAGGTGGACCTGGTGGTGCTGGCCGGGTACATGTGGGTGGTCTCGGAGGAGATGTGCGAAAGGCTCCCCATGATCAATCTCCATCCGGCCCTTCCCGGGGGGCCCAAGGGGACCTGGCAGGAGGTCATCTGGCAGCTCATCTCGGCCCGGGCCGCGGAAACCGGGGTCATGATGCATCGGGTCACCCCGGTGCTTGACGAGGGGCCGGCTATAACCTTCTGTCGCTTCTCCGTACGGGACGAATCCTTTCGCCCTCTCTGGGAAGCCTGCGAGGAGAAACTTCTTTCGAAGGGACTCTCTGCCCTCATCTCCGAGGAAGGCGAAGCGGAACCCCTCTTTCGCCGGATCAGGGAGGAAGGGGTGCGGCGCGAGCTTCCCCTCATCGTTTACACCCTTAAGGCCCTTGCCGAGGGAGAGGTCGATCCGAGAAATCCCGGGCGTCCCCTGGATCTGTCCGGACGGATCGAACGACACCTCCGAACCGGAGAGTGGAGGTGA
- a CDS encoding histidinol-phosphate transaminase → MIRGHGGEIYHLARELGLAPEDILDFSSNVSPLPPPEGLYRVLSEHLREIEHLPEVDSFALRRALSERFGPPPEAFFPSSGTTEWIFALPEALGARRILILTPTYADYEDAARRAGKVPLFFPAREEEDFRPPLQELEAAASPGDLVFLCNPNNPTGAFLERESLLTLIRKHGETFFVVDESYLPFAAEDRESLLTASPFPENLVVLFSFSKIYRVPGLRLGFAAAGAALRKKLASRELPWAVNRLAQVAGEYLLRQKFHEERVRRFVSEERRHLAERLSGLGLRTFPSRANFLLVKLPPGTSAPLLRDRLLRQHHLLVRSCHNFRGLSEEYLRIALRTPEENERLLHGLARELPAFRDRY, encoded by the coding sequence GTGATCCGGGGCCACGGGGGCGAGATTTATCACCTGGCCCGGGAACTGGGTCTCGCCCCGGAAGACATCCTCGACTTCAGCAGCAATGTGAGTCCCCTCCCCCCGCCGGAGGGACTTTACCGGGTCCTGTCGGAGCACCTCCGGGAGATCGAGCACCTGCCCGAAGTGGACAGTTTCGCTCTGCGAAGGGCCCTTTCCGAGCGTTTCGGCCCTCCGCCGGAGGCCTTCTTCCCCTCCTCCGGGACCACGGAATGGATCTTCGCCCTGCCGGAGGCCCTCGGGGCCCGACGAATTCTGATCCTTACGCCCACCTACGCGGATTACGAGGACGCGGCCCGACGCGCCGGAAAAGTCCCGCTCTTCTTCCCGGCCCGTGAGGAGGAAGACTTCCGTCCCCCCCTCCAGGAGCTCGAGGCCGCCGCATCCCCCGGAGATCTGGTCTTTCTCTGCAATCCCAATAATCCCACCGGGGCCTTCCTAGAAAGGGAATCACTTCTCACCCTGATCCGGAAACACGGGGAGACCTTCTTCGTGGTGGACGAGTCCTACCTCCCCTTCGCCGCCGAAGACCGGGAAAGCCTCCTTACCGCGAGTCCCTTTCCCGAAAACCTGGTGGTTCTCTTTTCCTTCTCCAAGATCTATCGCGTGCCCGGACTCAGGCTGGGCTTTGCCGCGGCCGGGGCCGCTTTACGGAAAAAACTGGCTTCAAGGGAGCTTCCCTGGGCGGTAAATCGTCTGGCCCAGGTGGCCGGGGAATATCTGCTCCGGCAGAAATTCCACGAGGAACGGGTGCGCCGATTCGTCTCCGAGGAAAGAAGGCATCTCGCCGAAAGGCTTTCCGGCCTGGGACTCCGGACTTTTCCCTCCCGGGCCAACTTCCTCCTGGTCAAGCTTCCCCCGGGGACTTCCGCCCCCCTTCTCCGCGACCGCCTCCTCCGGCAACATCACCTCCTGGTGCGTTCCTGTCACAACTTCCGGGGGCTTTCCGAAGAATACCTCCGAATCGCCCTGCGAACCCCGGAGGAAAACGAAAGGCTTCTTCATGGCCTGGCGCGGGAACTTCCGGCCTTCAGGGATCGTTACTGA